One window of the Eucalyptus grandis isolate ANBG69807.140 chromosome 8, ASM1654582v1, whole genome shotgun sequence genome contains the following:
- the LOC104415103 gene encoding ethylene-responsive transcription factor ERF086: MSTSKASETHSKGLEPGYAPLGFCILQRNTAPPQPGERRGRRKQAEPGRFLGVRRRPWGRYAAEIRDPATKERHWLGTFDTAQEAALAYDRAALSMKGTQARTNFVYSDHHHQIQNPNSFHSLLSPFEVQALLTPSSHFFTTTTTTTNNSQAKSRPTNYSNPPQPTSTYKTTMMTNQSYEETCPETNSYDDSDANQDSNYNNFFPFGDDDYSNSGYLNCIVPDSCLRPPASADDSPNAKPDTIRNYSSSSNFMGDFEDIDFSLPQDVVTSSGGDIFVASELWSSDQMAWGMDSGELSAVISGPSRSAKTEEGCVGSLHATAGNSSYSFLPQAAPNYYGGGSVEYGGYSLY; encoded by the coding sequence ATGTCCACTTCCAAGGCCTCAGAGACACACTCAAAAGGCCTTGAGCCAGGCTATGCTCCACTGGGCTTCTGCATCCTCCAGAGGAACACTGCCCCGCCACAGCCCGGGGAGAGGCGGGGCCGGCGGAAGCAGGCAGAGCCAGGGCGGTTCCTTGGGGTGAGGCGGCGGCCGTGGGGGCGGTACGCTGCCGAGATCCGGGACCCTGCCACCAAGGAGAGGCACTGGCTGGGCACCTTTGACACTGCCCAAGAGGCAGCCCTGGCCTATGACAGGGCTGCTCTCTCCATGAAAGGCACACAAGCGAGGACCAACTTCGTATACTCTGATCACCATCACCAAATCCAAAACCCTAATAGCTTCCACTCTCTTCTTAGCCCCTTCGAGGTCCAAGCACTTCTAACGCCTTCCTCACACTtcttcaccaccaccaccaccaccaccaataATAGTCAAGCAAAGAGCCGACCCACCAATTACAGCAATCCACCTCAGCCCACCAGCACTTACAAGACTACCATGATGACTAACCAATCCTATGAGGAAACTTGTCCTGAGACTAACTCATACGACGACTCTGATGCTAATCAAGATAGCAACTACAACAACTTCTTCCCCTTTGGTGATGATGATTATTCAAACTCAGGCTACTTGAACTGCATTGTCCCTGACAGCTGCTTGAGACCTCCTGCTAGTGCTGACGATTCTCCCAATGCAAAGCCCGATACCATCAGAAACTACTCTAGCTCTTCAAATTTCATGGGAGATTTTGAGGATATTGACTTTTCACTTCCACAAGATGTCGTCACTAGCTCAGGAGGTGATATCTTTGTCGCCAGTGAGCTTTGGAGTAGTGATCAGATGGCATGGGGGATGGACTCGGGCGAGCTTTCCGCCGTGATCAGTGGCCCATCCAGGTCGGCGAAAACTGAAGAGGGGTGCGTGGGAAGTTTGCACGCCACGGCTGGGAATAGTAGTTACAGCTTCTTGCCTCAAGCTGCTCCTAACTATTATGGGGGAGGATCAGTTGAATACGGAGGATACTCTCTCTATTGA
- the LOC104415106 gene encoding zinc finger CCCH domain-containing protein 34 isoform X1, translated as MNGYAGAHEGSGSDSSPERRDDSGADTGLEAPMWQLGLGRDGGGGGGGESGPAYPERPGVADCLHYLRTGYCGYGAGCRYNHPRDRSTVVGVTRAGGAEYPERAGQPTHRLGLLERRLLFVRPPVRRMNGYPGAQEGPRLNPLPEWPDDPRAETGLEEPMWQLGWGRGGGESDPAYPERPDEADCVYYLRTGYCGYGARCRFNHPRDRSALGLGSGGGGGGGGGEGEGEPDLAYPERTEAADCIYYLRTGNCGYGAGCRFNHPRDRSTVMGATRAGGAEYPERAGQPNCQFYMRTGTCKFGASCKYHHPRHGAGSSSPAPLNLCGYPFRQGEKECSFYVKTGRCKFGATCKFHHPQPAGVHVHAPSPPLQVAPPPIPVAPPSSYPAMQSPSVPSSQQYGVVMARPPLVPSYVQGPYGPLLVSPSIFPSWNPYQAPVSPLASSSPQAGSGSSSVYGVTQLSPSAPAFPWPYQPSPSSLGPSVNGRREQSFPVRPGQPECQHYLKTGDCRYGSSCKYHHPPDWNALNVNIVLSPTGLPIQPGAPPCMHFARGECKFGPACKYDHSFGPPSYSPSVSSLGDPFPAGFPFGMLFPSYSSPELRAEIISGPTEDSLPTRSSSTTSMSVTSVGSARASSGPMPSQLPDLSSTNLANCNTKERHSPG; from the exons ATGAATGGGTACGCTGGGGCCCACGAGGGCTCGGGGTCGGATTCTTCGCCGGAACGGCGCGACGACTCCGGGGCCGACACGGGCCTCGAAG CGCCCATGTGGCAGCTGGGATTGGGGagagacggcggcggcggcggcggcggcgaatcCGGCCCGGCTTACCCGGAGCGGCCCGGTGTAGCCGATTGTCTCCACTACCTCAGGACGGGTTATTGCGGGTACGGCGCGGGGTGTCGCTACAACCATCCCCGTGATCGGAGCACG GTCGTAGGAGTGACGAGAGCTGGTGGTGCAGAGTACCCAGAACGAGCAGGCCAGCCGACCCATCGTCTCGGTTTGCTTGAGAGAAGATTGTTGTTCGTTCGTCCGCCTGTCCGCAGGATGAATGGGTACCCTGGGGCCCAAGAGGGCCCACGGTTGAATCCTTTGCCGGAATGGCCCGACGACCCCAGGGCCGAGACGGGCCTCGAAG AGCCCATGTGGCAGCTGGGATGGGGGAGAGGTGGCGGTGAATCTGACCCTGCTTACCCGGAGCGGCCCGACGAAGCCGATTGTGTCTACTACCTCAGGACCGGTTATTGCGGGTACGGCGCAAGGTGTCGGTTCAACCATCCCCGTGATCGGAGCGCG CTGGGATTGGggagtggcggcggcggcggcggcggcggcggcgaaggcgAAGGCGAACCTGACCTGGCTTACCCGGAGCGGACTGAGGCTGCCGATTGTATCTACTACCTCAGGACGGGTAATTGCGGGTATGGCGCGGGGTGTCGCTTCAACCATCCCCGTGATCGGAGCACG GTCATGGGAGCGACAAGAGCTGGTGGAGCAGAGTACCCTGAACGAGCAGGCCAGCCAAACTGCCAG TTCTACATGAGGACGGGTACGTGCAAGTTCGGTGCGTCCTGTAAGTACCACCATCCTAGGCATGGCGCTGGTTCCAGCAGTCCTGCGCCACTAAATTTGTGTGGTTACCCCTTCCGTCAG GGTGAAAAAGAGTGTTCCTTCTACGTGAAAACCGGACGATGCAAGTTTGGTGCAACGTGTAAATTTCATCATCCACAACCAGCGGGTGTACATGTTCATGCGCCATCACCACCACTGCAAGTTGCACCACCCCCTATCCCTGTAGCTCCGCCTTCATCCTATCCAGCAATGCAGTCACCATCTGTTCCTTCATCGCAGCAGTATGGGGTAGTCATGGCCAGGCCTCCTTTGGTTCCCTCATATGTACAAGGCCCTTATGGTCCTTTACTGGTTTCTCCAAGCATATTTCCAAGCTGGAATCCTTATCAG GCACCTGTGAGTCCATTGGCCTCTTCCAGTCCTCAAGCTGGTTCGGGATCAAGTTCTGTTTATGGGGTAACGCAATTGTCTCCCTCTGCACCGGCTTTTCCGTGGCCTTATCAACCTTCGCCTTCATCTCTTGGCCCTTCAGTCAATGGCCGGAGGGAGCAATCATTTCCAGTAAGACCCGGGCAACCTGAATGCCAGCATTACCTGAAAACAGGGGACTGTAGATATGGATCCTCATGTAAATACCATCATCCACCAGACTGGAATGCATTGAATGTAAATATTGTTCTTAGCCCCACTGGTCTGCCAATTCAGCCG GGTGCACCTCCTTGCATGCACTTCGCACGTGGAGAATGCAAATTTGGTCCTGCATGCAAATACGATCACTCGTTTGGGCCCCCAAGCTACAGTCCATCGGTGTCTTCTCTTGGAGACCCCTTCCCTGCTGGGTTTCCCTTCGGAATGCTCTTTCCATCATATTCATCTCCAGAGTTGAGGGCCGAAATCATCTCTGGACCCACTGAAGATTCTCTGCCGACAAGATCATCCTCGACAACGAGCATGTCAGTTACATCGGTCGGGTCAGCACGTGCGAGTAGTGGGCCTATGCCTTCCCAATTGCCTGATCTGAGTTCCACAAATCTGGCTAACTGCAACACCAAAGAGCGTCATAGCCCTGGCTAA
- the LOC104415106 gene encoding zinc finger CCCH domain-containing protein 34 isoform X2, which translates to MNGYAGAHEGSGSDSSPERRDDSGADTGLEEPMWQLGWGRGGGESDPAYPERPDEADCVYYLRTGYCGYGARCRFNHPRDRSALGLGSGGGGGGGGGEGEGEPDLAYPERTEAADCIYYLRTGNCGYGAGCRFNHPRDRSTVMGATRAGGAEYPERAGQPNCQFYMRTGTCKFGASCKYHHPRHGAGSSSPAPLNLCGYPFRQGEKECSFYVKTGRCKFGATCKFHHPQPAGVHVHAPSPPLQVAPPPIPVAPPSSYPAMQSPSVPSSQQYGVVMARPPLVPSYVQGPYGPLLVSPSIFPSWNPYQAPVSPLASSSPQAGSGSSSVYGVTQLSPSAPAFPWPYQPSPSSLGPSVNGRREQSFPVRPGQPECQHYLKTGDCRYGSSCKYHHPPDWNALNVNIVLSPTGLPIQPGAPPCMHFARGECKFGPACKYDHSFGPPSYSPSVSSLGDPFPAGFPFGMLFPSYSSPELRAEIISGPTEDSLPTRSSSTTSMSVTSVGSARASSGPMPSQLPDLSSTNLANCNTKERHSPG; encoded by the exons ATGAATGGGTACGCTGGGGCCCACGAGGGCTCGGGGTCGGATTCTTCGCCGGAACGGCGCGACGACTCCGGGGCCGACACGGGCCTCGAAG AGCCCATGTGGCAGCTGGGATGGGGGAGAGGTGGCGGTGAATCTGACCCTGCTTACCCGGAGCGGCCCGACGAAGCCGATTGTGTCTACTACCTCAGGACCGGTTATTGCGGGTACGGCGCAAGGTGTCGGTTCAACCATCCCCGTGATCGGAGCGCG CTGGGATTGGggagtggcggcggcggcggcggcggcggcggcgaaggcgAAGGCGAACCTGACCTGGCTTACCCGGAGCGGACTGAGGCTGCCGATTGTATCTACTACCTCAGGACGGGTAATTGCGGGTATGGCGCGGGGTGTCGCTTCAACCATCCCCGTGATCGGAGCACG GTCATGGGAGCGACAAGAGCTGGTGGAGCAGAGTACCCTGAACGAGCAGGCCAGCCAAACTGCCAG TTCTACATGAGGACGGGTACGTGCAAGTTCGGTGCGTCCTGTAAGTACCACCATCCTAGGCATGGCGCTGGTTCCAGCAGTCCTGCGCCACTAAATTTGTGTGGTTACCCCTTCCGTCAG GGTGAAAAAGAGTGTTCCTTCTACGTGAAAACCGGACGATGCAAGTTTGGTGCAACGTGTAAATTTCATCATCCACAACCAGCGGGTGTACATGTTCATGCGCCATCACCACCACTGCAAGTTGCACCACCCCCTATCCCTGTAGCTCCGCCTTCATCCTATCCAGCAATGCAGTCACCATCTGTTCCTTCATCGCAGCAGTATGGGGTAGTCATGGCCAGGCCTCCTTTGGTTCCCTCATATGTACAAGGCCCTTATGGTCCTTTACTGGTTTCTCCAAGCATATTTCCAAGCTGGAATCCTTATCAG GCACCTGTGAGTCCATTGGCCTCTTCCAGTCCTCAAGCTGGTTCGGGATCAAGTTCTGTTTATGGGGTAACGCAATTGTCTCCCTCTGCACCGGCTTTTCCGTGGCCTTATCAACCTTCGCCTTCATCTCTTGGCCCTTCAGTCAATGGCCGGAGGGAGCAATCATTTCCAGTAAGACCCGGGCAACCTGAATGCCAGCATTACCTGAAAACAGGGGACTGTAGATATGGATCCTCATGTAAATACCATCATCCACCAGACTGGAATGCATTGAATGTAAATATTGTTCTTAGCCCCACTGGTCTGCCAATTCAGCCG GGTGCACCTCCTTGCATGCACTTCGCACGTGGAGAATGCAAATTTGGTCCTGCATGCAAATACGATCACTCGTTTGGGCCCCCAAGCTACAGTCCATCGGTGTCTTCTCTTGGAGACCCCTTCCCTGCTGGGTTTCCCTTCGGAATGCTCTTTCCATCATATTCATCTCCAGAGTTGAGGGCCGAAATCATCTCTGGACCCACTGAAGATTCTCTGCCGACAAGATCATCCTCGACAACGAGCATGTCAGTTACATCGGTCGGGTCAGCACGTGCGAGTAGTGGGCCTATGCCTTCCCAATTGCCTGATCTGAGTTCCACAAATCTGGCTAACTGCAACACCAAAGAGCGTCATAGCCCTGGCTAA
- the LOC104415107 gene encoding uncharacterized protein LOC104415107, whose protein sequence is MLGLARRALLRLGASSLPPQQARALRLLLRPASTSSKKAHSFTVSYLVGSCGLSPESALAAAKAVQFAAPSRPDSVLEVFRNRGLSPTQVSSVVRRYPRMLISRPDNLSAKLEFLCSRGISGRDLVRLVVAVPGVLTRSLGCHLMPTFEYLSGLLQSEAKAVRSIKRSPRILYHDPKVLLVPSIGILRDCGVPEAKIRWSVLSLPGAFSLRSNVRFEDAVSRVKAMGFDPLRTNFLLALQVVRGMNESTWRRKVDAFGNWGWSEEDVVLAFKRNPGCMTMSESKIAAVMDVFVNEMGLDPLYMARRPTMMMLSLQKRIVPRCWVFRVLLSKGLIRTTRSLNGFLGVPEKLFLEKIVTANLGRAPELLDLYNEKMGLTYAS, encoded by the coding sequence ATGCTCGGCCTCGCTCGCAGAGCCCTCCTTCGTCTCGGGGCTTCTTCCCTTCCTCCTCAGCAAGCTCGAGCCCTCCGCCTGCTGCTCAGACCGGCCTCGACCTCCTCCAAGAAGGCGCACTCCTTCACGGTCTCCTACCTCGTCGGCTCCTGCGGGCTGTCCCCGGAAtccgccctcgccgccgccaagGCCGTCCAGTTCGCGGCCCCGTCGCGGCCGGATTCCGTCCTTGAGGTCTTCCGGAACCGAGGCCTGTCGCCGACCCAAGTCTCGTCCGTCGTCAGGAGGTACCCCAGGATGCTCATCTCGAGGCCCGACAACCTCTCCGCGAAGCTCGAGTTCTTGTGCTCCCGAGGCATCTCGGGTCGAGACCTGGTCAGGCTCGTGGTCGCGGTCCCGGGGGTCCTGACCAGGAGCTTGGGCTGTCATTTGATGCCCACTTTCGAGTACCTGAGCGGGCTGCTGCAGTCCGAGGCGAAGGCCGTGAGGTCCATCAAGAGGAGCCCGAGGATTCTGTATCACGACCCGAAAGTGCTGCTGGTTCCCAGCATTGGGATTCTACGGGATTGCGGAGTGCCCGAAGCGAAGATTAGGTGGTCGGTCCTGTCCCTGCCGGGCGCCTTCTCCTTGAGGTCGAACGTGAGGTTCGAGGACGCGGTGAGTCGGGTGAAGGCGATGGGTTTCGATCCTCTGCGGACGAATTTCCTCCTGGCTTTGCAGGTGGTCCGGGGGATGAACGAGTCGACGTGGAGGAGGAAGGTCGACGCTTTCGGCAATTGGGGTTGGTCCGAGGAGGACGTTGTCTTGGCTTTTAAGAGAAATCCGGGGTGTATGACGATGTCGGAGAGTAAAATCGCGGCGGTGATGGACGTCTTCGTGAACGAGATGGGGCTCGACCCTTTATATATGGCGCGGCGTCCGACGATGATGATGTTGAGCTTGCAGAAGCGAATCGTTCCTCGGTGTTGGGTGTTTCGTGTTCTGCTGTCCAAAGGTTTGATCAGGACAACGCGTAGCTTGAATGGATTCCTTGGTGTTCCTGAGAAGTTGTTCCTGGAGAAGATTGTGACTGCTAATTTGGGGCGAGCACCTGAGTTGTTGGATCTGTATAATGAGAAGATGGGTCTCACGTATGCGTCCTAG